Genomic window (Streptomyces yatensis):
CAGCACGGTGGTGAAGTGTTCCGTACCGGCTCCGCCGAGGGCGCCGGTGGGCACGCCCGCGTAGGGGCGGATGGGGGCCAGCTGCGGCCGTCCGACCTCCACGACGTCCTTGTCCTCGACGCCGATGTCGGCGAGCTGGTAGCGCTCGCGCGCCGCCGGGCCCGCGACCCACACCTCGTCGTACGCCTTGGCGTACGGGTTGCAGCTGGAGAGCTTGTCGCTCTCGCCGTGGTTGATGAAGGCGTGCTTGATCGAGGGGATGCGCAGCACCTGCGAGGTCTTGCCGGAGTTGGCCGGGTGCAGCAGCACCTTGAGCGTCGAGTGCTCCAGACGCATCAGATGGGCCACCTTGGGGAGGCAGATGACCGGCACGTCCGTGGCCTCGATCTTCTGCACCATGAACCGCTCACGGAGCACGATGATCGGCTTGCCGTCGAGCGCGGCGAGCGTGGAGAGCCACATGTTCGCCTGGTACGCCGAGGAGTTGCCGCCGGAGAAGTACATGCCCACGGTCGGCTGGTAGTCGGCCAGCCACTTGTCGAGCCACCGCAGGGCGGCGGCCTCGTTGGCCACGCGCTTGCGCGGCAGCATCCAGGTGGCGAGGTGCGCCGTGCCACCGATGCCGATCAGCAGCGCGATCGCCAGACCGGCACCGCCCCAGACGGCGTCCTTGGTGCCGGCGGTTACCAGCAGACCGGCGGTGGCCGGCGCGGCGAGACGCAGCAGACGGCGCCCGTGCTGACGGGCGAACAGCCGCGGCGGGGCCTCGCTCAGGCGCAGCGCGGACGCGTCGATGTTGCGCGTGACGAACGGCAGCTGCCGGCTCCGGCGGACCAGGATGGCCGCCGCCTGGCAGGCGAAGTGCACCAGGTAGAAGAGCAGCAGTCCCACGGTCAGGGGTGCCTGCTCGTGCAGGGGATTGATGCCCTCGATGCGCAGCAGCCCGACCATGATGAGCATGTCGCGGAACAGCTGGCGCACCGTGACGTCAAGGCGGATCTTGCCCAGCAGTGCCAGCAGGCCGGGCTGCTTGTGCTGAAGGAAGAGATCGAGCGCGAGACCGCACGCCGAGGCGGCGATGAAAAGCGGTACGTTCGGAAGCACGGCGCCGACGAGCTGTGTGGCGAAGAACACGAGCATCGCGAGCAGCGCCGTCAGCTGTACGACCCGGCGTGGGGCGATTCCGGCAGAGGGCACGGGGTGGGCTCCTGGCAGGAGGGCGAGGGACTGATGGGGGGACCCCTGACCGTATGCCGCCGCCCCGCCCGGTGACAATCCGCGCCGGTGCCAACCGGTCGCAATCGGTGTCAATGGTCACCCGAGGGAGCCCGCGGGGCGCTCGCGCCGGTGCGTGAGGCGGTGTGCGCGGATGGTGTCCGGGGGCTGAAATGCCGAGGCGGGCCGGGCCTCGTCTGTCGTAGATTGCCCCCTTGTCATGATGAGTGTGTAGGGCATGCGTTTCTTCGGGACGTGTGGTGAGCCGGGGACGAGCAGGGGAGCGGCGTGGCGGAGCAGGACGGGTCGGCGGTACGGGACGAGGTGGCCGCCGCCCGGAGGATCGTGGTCAAGGTCGGTTCGTCCTCCCTCACCACCGCGGCGGGGGGCCTGGACGCGGACCGCGTGGACGCGCTGGTCGACGTGCTCGCCAAGGTGCTCGACGGCGACGGTAAGGGCGACGGCGGCAGGGACGGCGACGGTAAGGGCGGAGCGGGTGGCAAGGAGATAGTGCTGGTCTCCTCCGGTGCCATCGCCGCCGGCCTTGCGCCGCTCGGCCTGGACCGGCGCCCGCGCGACCTCGCCCGCCAGCAGGCGGCCGCGAGCGTCGGGCAGGGGCTCCTGGTGGCCCGCTACACCGCCTCCTTCGCGCGCTACGGGCGCCGGGTCGGCCAGGTGCTGCTCACCACGGACGACACCAGCCGCCGCGCCCACTACCGCAACGCCACCCGCACCCTGGACCAGCTGCTGGCCATGGGCGCGCTGCCGATCGTCAACGAGAACGACACGGTGGCCACGGACGAGATCCGGTTCGGTGACAACGACCGGCTCGCGGCCCTGGTCGCCCATCTCGTACGGGCGGATCTGCTGGTGCTGCTCTCCGATGTGGACGGCCTCTACGACGGGGACCCCAGGACCCCCGGCACCTCCCGGATCGACGAGGTCCGGGGGCCCGAGGACCTGGACGGTGTCTCCATCGGCAGCGCGGGCCGCTCCGGAGTGGGCACCGGTGGCATGGTCACCAAGGTCGAGGCGGCCCGGATCGCCACCGCGGCCGGGGTTCCGGTGGTGCTCACCTCCGCCAGCCGGGCGGGTGACGCCCTGCTCGGCCGCCATACGGGCACCTTCTTCCACCGCACCGGCCGCCGCTCCGCGAACCGGCTGCTGTGGCTCGCCCACGCCTCCGCGCCGCGTGGCGCCCTGACCCTGGACGACGGCGCGGTGCGGGCCGTCGTGGAGCGGCGCACCTCGCTGCTGCCGGCCGGGATCGCGGCCGTGGAGGGCGAATTCACCGCCGGTGACCCGGTCGAGCTGCGGGACACCCGGGGCCGCCCCGTGGCCCGTGGGCTGGTGAACTTCGACGCCAAGGAGATTCCCCAGCTGATCGGCCGCTCGACCCGGGACCTGGCCCGGGAACTCGGCCCGGCCTACGAGCGCGAGGTGGTCCACCGCGACGACCTCGTCGTCCTGGACTGAGCCGCCTCGTCGTCCTGGACCGAGCCGCTCCGGCGGCCCGAGCGCCCCGGCGGGGCACCTCCCGGCGGTGGCCGGCGGAGAACCGAGCCCGAGGAAAACACCCACCTCCGAAAAACCTCAAAAGCGCCCCGCGGGCGGGCGAGGGCTGGTCAACTTTGTTCAACGGGGTCGCGCGGGGCAGCGCGCCGGCTGTGGGAGACGCGGCGGAGACCGAGCGGAACGCCGCCGCCATGGCACCGTCACGAGTGCTCCGCCCGCGCGTGAGCGGAGCAGCGAGTTACAGGAGGCCGCCGGTGAGACGAGGGCGCCCGGGGGCGTCGCCCAGAGGGGCGGCGGAGCGCACCCTGACCAGTGTCGGAGCGGGCGACGCCGCGACCGGCGACGCCATGGCGCACGCCGCCGAGCGCGGCGAGGCGTCCCGGCTGTGGTACATCACCCTCAGCGTCTCGGGGAGCGAGGCGCCGCTGCGGGAGGTCCGCAGGGCTCTGGAGCAGCTGGCCCATGACCATCCGTTCCTGCTGACCAGCCGCTATGCGGTCGATCACGCCGAGATCCGCTACTGGGAAGAGGCCCGTGATCTGCACGACGCCGCGGCGGTCGCGCTGCGGCTGTGGGGCGAGCACCGGGCCTCGGCCAAACTGCCGCCCTGGGAGATCGTGGGGCTCGAGGTCATCGACCGTGATACGTACCACCAGCGGGTCGCGGAGGGGTACGGACCGCCACCGGCCTCCCCGGTGGGCGTGCATCCGTTCTGAGGACGGATGTGCGGCGCCGGGATGTGAGAACGCCATCTCGAACTGCGGAATAGCGCGCGGCTTCCGCCCGTCGGCTCAGTACGCTTCGTGCATGACCAGCGCACCCACGTCGCCGCTCACCGACCCCTGGCCGAAGTCCCCGGTCCTCCAGGCCGCCTACCGGTCCCGGGCCGCTGCCGCCGATCTCGCGCCATTGCCGCGCGCCGTCAAGGACGACGCGCTGCTCGCGATGGCCGACGCGCTGGAGGTGCGCACCAAGGAGATCGTCGAGGCCAACGCGGCCGATGTGGAGCGGGCCCGCGAGGCCGGCACCAGCGACGCCATCGTGGACCGGCTGACCCTCACCCCCGAGCGGGTGCGGGCCATCGCCTCCGACGTCCGCGATGTGATCGCGCTGCCCGACCCGGTCGGCGAGGTGGTGCGCGGCTCCACGCTGCCCAACGGGATCGACCTGCGCCAGGTGCGCGTGCCGCTCGGCGTCGTCGGGATCATCTACGAGGCCCGGCCGAACGTGACGGTGGACGCCGCGGCGCTCTGCCTGAAGTCGGGCAACGCGGTGCTGCTGCGCGGCTCCTCGTCGGCGTCCCACTCCAACGCCGCGCTGGTGAAGGTCCTGCGCGACGCCGTGGGCGGGGCCGGCCTGCCCGCGGACGCGGTGCAGCTGGTGCCGGGCGAGAGCCGGGAGTCGGTGCGCGAGCTGATGCGCGCCCGCGGCCTGGTGGACGTGCTGATCCCGCGTGGCGGCGCGTCCCTCATCCGTACGGTCGTCGAGGAGTCCACGGTCCCGGTCATCGAGACCGGCACCGGCAACTGCCATGTGTACGTGGACGCCGACGCCGACCTCGACATGGCGGTCGAGATCCTGGTGAACTCCAAGGCCCAGCGGCCGAGCGTGTGCAACGCGGCGGAGACGCTGCTGGTGCACCAGGACATCGCCCCCCGCTTCCTGCCCCGGGCCCTGGAGGCGCTGGCCGAGGCCGGGGTCACGGTCCACGCGGACGAGCGCGTGATCGCGCTCGCGGAGGGCTCCAAGGCCACGGTGGTCCCGGCGGTGGTCGAGGACTGGGAGACCGAGTACCTCTCGTACGACATCGCGGCGGGCGTCGTGGACTCCCTGGACGCCGCGGTGAGCCACATCCGCCTGTGGTCCTCCGGGCACACCGAGGCCATCGTCACCTCCTCCCAGCAGGCCGCCCGCCGCTTCACCCAGCTGGTGGACTCCACCACGGTCGCCGTGAACGCCTCCACGCGGTTCACCGACGGCGGGCAGTTCGGCTTCGGCGCCGAGATCGGCATCTCCACCCAGAAGCTGCACGCCCGGGGACCCATGGCGCTGCCCGAGCTGACATCGACGAAGTACATCGTCACCGGCGACGGCCACACCCGCTGACTCACCCGTTCGGGGGGTATCCGATTCCCGGCGGCGCTGGGGTGGATCTTCCCCCGAATACCATTTCACCCTGCCCAAAATGACCCGTCCGGTCTACTCTGAATGGGTGCCGGACGACGTGGGGGGCAAGCCGTTCCCGGACGGCGACGAGCCCGACGAGCGCAGCCACGGCGAGACGAACGACGAGTTCGCCGCCGTGGTCTTCGACGAGGACTTCGTGCGGTCGGCCCCGATCCATGAGCCCACCGCCATCGAGCGGATGCTGGCCGCCGCCGAGGCCCGTGCCGAGGCCGAGGCGTCCCGGCGCCGCAGGGCCGGGGTGCCTCCCGAGGACGAGCTCTTCGAGGACGGCTACGGCCAGGAGGCCGAGTTCTACGGCGTGGACGACCCCGACGGGCGCTTCGGCCCCGGGCGGGACGCGGACGACGCCTACGGCCCCTATGGGCGGTACGGCAGCGCGGGGCGTCCTTACCGCGGTCATGCCCGCTGGCACCGCCCGGTGGCCTGGTTGCTGGCCATTCTGATGGGCATCGGCGTGGTCGCCCTGGCCTTCACGGCCGTCTACCGGGGCGCCTCGGGCAACCGCCAGGACCCCGCCCCACCGCCCGCCACCAGCGGCGTCGACGGCTCGCCCAGCGGTCAGCCGCGCCTGGAGCCGTCGGGGTCGGAGTCGCCCACCCCGGAGCCGTCCGGCTCCAAGGGCTTGCCCGCCTCCGCCGTACCGCCGTCGCGGTGAGGACCTCGCGCATCGCTGAGCGGCCTCGCTGAAGTCCGGTGCGGTTCGGATGCGCCCCGAGGGGGTGCGGGGGTGTGCCGATGTGCGGCTCCGCCGCGGCCGAGTCCATGTGCGGCTCCGCCGCGGCCGTGTCGATACGCGGCTCCGCCGCGTGGCCGGCCACGGCACGGCCGCGGATGAACGACCGCACCTCGCGGCCCTTCCCGCGGAGCGCTTAGCACGTCGTGGCCTATGGGGCGTTTCCTCCCCACTCGCCTCCCAAGTTGTGGAGTAGCACCGCGTTTACCGGCGCCCCTGGCGACCTACTCTTGAGATATGGCCGGGCGTGGAGACCCTCCCGAGGGGACACCCGAGGGCGTCCCGGGAGGTGGTGAGGACGAGTACCGTTCCGTCGTATTCGACGAGTCGTTTGTCCGCGCTGCCCGGCTCCAGGAATTCTCCGCCCAGGAGCGCATGGGCGAGCACGCGCGGGCGGTGCGCAGCCGGCACGCGTGGGCCAGGGCCGGGGCGTCGCGCCAGGCCGTCGCGCTCGTCCTGCTGATCGCCATCGCCTTCGCCGCGGCCGTCTACATGGGCGTGCGCCACCCGTACCAGACGCCGCAGCCGCAGACCGTGGAGCCGCTGCACAGCAGCGTGGTGCCGCTCGCACCGCGCGGTGAGGTGCCCGGAGGGCCGCCGGACCGGCTGTTCCGCAGCAGCCCGGCCGCCGAGTTCCGCACCGGCGCCGAAGGGGTCACGGTGCCCGGCGCCCGGCGCACCCAGAGCTTCTCCGAGAGCCAGGTGATGACGGCGCTCACCACCGCCAAGGAGTACCTGGTCAAGTCCGCCATCGACCCGGGTGTGCTCACCGGCGGCCCGGTGCAGGCCGTAAGGCTGCTGCTGGACCCGGCCCAGCAGACCCAGTTCGACCAGAGCTTCGCCCACCCGGTCGACGACGGACGGCATGCGGCCACCGGCTGGCTGGCCCGCTTCAACCCGGCCGAGGTGACGCTGGCCGACACCCCGGTGCGGGTCCGCGGCAGCCTTACGGTCGTCGAGCGCAGCCCCGCGACCCTGGAGGTCGCCGCCGACCACGTCTTCGTCTACGCGGTCCAGCAGGCCCACGAGCGCGCACCGGACCATGCCTCACTGTTCACGGTGCGCCGTGAGGCGCGGTTCCGCTTCGACCGGAACGATCTGCGCGACCACCATCTGGAGCTGGTGCAGAGCACCGTGCTGGCGGGCCCGCAGGCATGTGCCGCGAACGCCTCCGGCTATCTGCGGCCGATGCTCGCCGGCCAGAGCGCCAAGGGCGACGCCCCCACGGGCACCGACCCGTACACCACGGGCCGCACCGCGGTCTCGCTGTGCGGCGTCCTGGCCCCCGGGACCCAGCCCGCCCTCGACGGGCGGTCCTGAGGGCCTCGGGCGGTCCCTGAGGGCCCCCAGAGGCTGCCTGGTGACGCCACGGCCGGTCTCAGCGCCGCGGCGGGGTGTCCCCGGGCCCGTCGTCGTTCCCCGGCCGCCCGTTCCCCGGCCGCTCGTCCGGTCCGTCCCCCGGCCGCTGGTCCTGAGCCCCGTCAGTGCCGTCCTGGCGCTCGTCCCGGGGCGTGGTGCCCTCCTCGGGGGTCTCCCCGCCCTGCTTGCCCCCGCCGCCCGTGAACCGGTCGCGCAGCTTGCTGCCCAGGTCCCCGGCGCCGCCCGCCACGTCCCTGACGAAGGCGAACAGCGGATCCTTGCTGTTGCGCACCGACTCCGCGTAGTGGGTCGCGGACTCCCGGATCGAGTCGCTGACCGACGCGTCCCCGTCCTCGTCGCGACGCGGGTAGTGGCCGTCCATGAGCCGCTGGTAGTCGCGGGTCGCGGCCCACTTCTTGAGCTCGGCGGCGCGCACGGTGGTGAACGGATGGCTGCGCGGCAGCATGTTCATGATCTTGAGGACGGAGTCCCGCAGATCGCCGCTCGCCTCGTACTCCTCCGCCTGCTCCAGGAAGGCGTCCACGTTCATCTCATGGAGGTGGTGGCCGCCCGCGAGCTTCATCAGCCCGCGCATCGAGGCCCGCAGATCCTGCCCGACCAGCAGCCCCGCCCGGTCCGCCGACAGCTCCGACTTGCGGAACCACTCCCGCAGCGCCGTCACCAGCGCCAGCACCGCCACATTGCCGAGGGGGATCCAGGCGACCTTCATCGCGAGGCTGGTGAGGAACAGCAGTATCGTCCGGTAGACCGAGTGCCCCGAGAGGGCATGGCCCACCTCATGGCCGATGACCGCCCGCATCTCCTCCTCGTCGAGCAGCTCGACCAGACCGGTGGAGATCACGATGATCGGCGCGTCCATGCCGATGCACATCGCGGTCGGCTGCGGGTTCTGGGTGACGTACATGGCCGGGACCCGCTCCAGGTCCAGGATGTAGCAGGCGTCCCGCAGCATGTCGTGGAGATGGGCGAACTGCCGGTCGCTGACCCGCACCGAATCGGACAGGTAGAGCAGCCGCAGACTCCGCTCGGGCAGCAGGCCGCTCATCGCCTTGAAGACCGTGTCGAAACCGGTCAGCTTGCGCAGCGCGACCAGCGCGGAGCGGTCCGCCGGATGTTCGTACGCCCGTGAGGAGATCCCGGGGAATCGCCGCCGCTCCCGGCTGGGCACATGCTCCCGGGCGTCTCCCGTCCCGCTTCCGCCGCCGGTCTCATGAGTGTCGCTCATCTGGCCCCCTCGGTCGATTGCCCGCTCGACGGGACGCCCGGTCCGGGCCCCTCGTCCGGCGGCCCCCAGCCTAGGCCCTGAGGGTACGAGGGTTAGCGTGGAGACATGCCCGATATGACTGGCCTCACCGAAGCCCTCGCCGCCACCTCCCACAGCAACGACGGCCCGGGAGCGCTGCTGCGCATCGTCATCGTGGTCGGCGTGGTGGGCGCCGCCCTGCTCGCCTGGTTCCTGCTGCGCGGATACAAGCAGGACTGAGCGGATACCGGCGGGACGGACGGGAGCACGGAACAGCGGGACGGACAGCGGGACGGACGAGAGCACGGACAGCGGGACGGACAGCGGGACCGAAAACCGCCTCGCATACGATGTGGCCGACGTGTTGTGTCGCCTAGACCCGGATAGGTACTGCCTGCGATGACCGCTATCAGCACCGCACATGCTGCCCTGACCACGCTCGCGGCCGAGGGCGGTGAGCACACCGACACCCACCCGACGATCAGCCCCTTCATGACCGGCGGTGCGGCCCTGGTGATCCTCTTCCTGCTGCTGTGGATCACCACGCGCTTCAACCGGGACCGCTGAGCTGGGCGATTGCCCCTATGGGCCCCGGCTCCGGGCCGGGCCCAGTAGGGTCTGCACGCATGGAAGAGCAGAAAGGGTCCGGCAAGCGGCGACTCGGCGTGATGGGCGGGACATTCGACCCGATCCACCACGGTCACCTGGTCGCGGCGAGCGAGGTGGCCTCGCAGTTCCACCTCGATGAGGTGGTGTTCGTGCCCACCGGTCAGCCCTGGCAGAAGAGCCACAAGAAGGTCTCCCCGGCCGAGGACCGCTATCTGATGACGGTCATCGCGACCGCGTCGAATCCGCAGTTCTCGGTCAGCCGTATCGACATCGACCGCGGCGGGCCCACCTACACCACCGACACGCTCCGGGAACTACGGGCGCTCAACGGTGACGCGGATCTGTTCTTCATCACCGGGGCCGACGCACTCGCCCAGATCCTCACCTGGCGTGACGCCGAAGAGCTCTTCTCGCTGGCCCACTTCATCGGGGTGACCAGACCGGGGCACATACTGGCCGACCCGGGGCTTCCGGAGGGCGGGGTGTCGCTGGTGGAGGTTCCGGCGCTGGCGATCTCGTCATCGGACTGCCGGGCGCGGGTCGCTCATGGCGACCCCGTCTGGTACCTGGTGCCGGACGGCGTGGTGCGCTACATCGACAAGCGCGAGCTGTACCGGCACGACTGCTGAAGGGGTACCGGTGAACGACCGGCAGGATCCGTACGACCCGTACGCACAGGACCCGTATGGCCAGGAGCCGCAGATCTACGGCTATGACGCCTATGGGCGTCCCGTCTACCAGCCGCAGGCGGCACAGCAGCAGAGTTACGACCCGTACGCCCAGCAACAGCAGCAGCAACAGCAGCAACCGTACGGGGAGCAACAACAGCAGGACGGGTACGGCTACGACCCCTACGCCCAGCCGCAGCATCACCAGCC
Coding sequences:
- a CDS encoding M48 family metallopeptidase, whose product is MSDTHETGGGSGTGDAREHVPSRERRRFPGISSRAYEHPADRSALVALRKLTGFDTVFKAMSGLLPERSLRLLYLSDSVRVSDRQFAHLHDMLRDACYILDLERVPAMYVTQNPQPTAMCIGMDAPIIVISTGLVELLDEEEMRAVIGHEVGHALSGHSVYRTILLFLTSLAMKVAWIPLGNVAVLALVTALREWFRKSELSADRAGLLVGQDLRASMRGLMKLAGGHHLHEMNVDAFLEQAEEYEASGDLRDSVLKIMNMLPRSHPFTTVRAAELKKWAATRDYQRLMDGHYPRRDEDGDASVSDSIRESATHYAESVRNSKDPLFAFVRDVAGGAGDLGSKLRDRFTGGGGKQGGETPEEGTTPRDERQDGTDGAQDQRPGDGPDERPGNGRPGNDDGPGDTPPRR
- the proB gene encoding glutamate 5-kinase, which gives rise to MAAARRIVVKVGSSSLTTAAGGLDADRVDALVDVLAKVLDGDGKGDGGRDGDGKGGAGGKEIVLVSSGAIAAGLAPLGLDRRPRDLARQQAAASVGQGLLVARYTASFARYGRRVGQVLLTTDDTSRRAHYRNATRTLDQLLAMGALPIVNENDTVATDEIRFGDNDRLAALVAHLVRADLLVLLSDVDGLYDGDPRTPGTSRIDEVRGPEDLDGVSIGSAGRSGVGTGGMVTKVEAARIATAAGVPVVLTSASRAGDALLGRHTGTFFHRTGRRSANRLLWLAHASAPRGALTLDDGAVRAVVERRTSLLPAGIAAVEGEFTAGDPVELRDTRGRPVARGLVNFDAKEIPQLIGRSTRDLARELGPAYEREVVHRDDLVVLD
- a CDS encoding glutamate-5-semialdehyde dehydrogenase, translated to MTSAPTSPLTDPWPKSPVLQAAYRSRAAAADLAPLPRAVKDDALLAMADALEVRTKEIVEANAADVERAREAGTSDAIVDRLTLTPERVRAIASDVRDVIALPDPVGEVVRGSTLPNGIDLRQVRVPLGVVGIIYEARPNVTVDAAALCLKSGNAVLLRGSSSASHSNAALVKVLRDAVGGAGLPADAVQLVPGESRESVRELMRARGLVDVLIPRGGASLIRTVVEESTVPVIETGTGNCHVYVDADADLDMAVEILVNSKAQRPSVCNAAETLLVHQDIAPRFLPRALEALAEAGVTVHADERVIALAEGSKATVVPAVVEDWETEYLSYDIAAGVVDSLDAAVSHIRLWSSGHTEAIVTSSQQAARRFTQLVDSTTVAVNASTRFTDGGQFGFGAEIGISTQKLHARGPMALPELTSTKYIVTGDGHTR
- the nadD gene encoding nicotinate-nucleotide adenylyltransferase — translated: MEEQKGSGKRRLGVMGGTFDPIHHGHLVAASEVASQFHLDEVVFVPTGQPWQKSHKKVSPAEDRYLMTVIATASNPQFSVSRIDIDRGGPTYTTDTLRELRALNGDADLFFITGADALAQILTWRDAEELFSLAHFIGVTRPGHILADPGLPEGGVSLVEVPALAISSSDCRARVAHGDPVWYLVPDGVVRYIDKRELYRHDC